The following nucleotide sequence is from Synergistaceae bacterium.
GCTCTAACTACCCCGTTTGCAAAATGACCGCTAACGATAATAACGGCAAACCAGTTTTCAAGAAGAGAGACTGATAATGTGCAGAAAAATTTAACGCCGAAACGCTTTAATAACCATTCGTATAGGTTCTATTCTTGGAGCTTTTATTTGTTCGAAGTGCCTCATTCTTAATACTACAGCTTCTGTTCCTCGCGGACTATGGCTGAAGCTCGACACTCTACCGAAAAAAGGCGACTTCGTTCAAGTTCCTATCGAGGCTT
It contains:
- a CDS encoding topoisomerase DNA-binding C4 zinc finger domain-containing protein, coding for MFLRNGKNGSFWGCSNYPVCKMTANDNNGKPVFKKRD